TGTGCCGGTGCCAGGGTGACAACCGGGAGATGCACGTGCGGAGTTCCCTCCCGCAGAGTTTCTTTTTTTGTACCCGATCCTTAAATCTTTATGCTCATATGTGTAATAATCCCATGAGAGCAATTATGAGGATCTTCAATGCCGAACTTTGACGGGACCGGGCCGCTGAAACGGGGACGGATAATCGGGCGGGGACTCGGGCCCTGCAAGAGATGCGATACGGGATGCGAGCGCCGCACATTACCTGAAGAACCAGCTGCAGAAGAAGAGAGGCAGGCAGATTAGCAGGGGGAAAGCATCATGTCAAAACCATTTATCAGCGTACACGACCTCTGTATGGACTTTAACGATACCCGGGTCCTGGACAGGGTCTCGTTTGAGATCCCGGAAGGGGAGATCATGGGCGTTATCGGGAGGAGCGGGGCCGGAAAGAGCGTGCTCATGCATCTCCTCCGGGGTGTTGAACAGCCCCCGACCAAAGGTTCCGTCATCTATCACATGGCCGCCTGCGACCGCTGCACGTTCATGGATATGCAGAGCCAGGCGGGGAAGAAATGTCCCGAATGCGGGGGAGAACTCGTGGCGGTGGATACCGATCTCTGGAACGAGAATAGCAACGGCATGAAGTCCCGGGTCATGAACCGGACCGCGATCATGTTCCAGCGCACGTTCGCGCTCTATGGCGACGACCGGGTGATCGAGAACGTACTCCACGCCCTCGATGATATCGGCTACCCGCAGGAAAATGCGATCAACCGGGCCGCGGACCTGATTGACCAGGTCAGGCTCTCGCACCGGATGATGCATATCGCCCGTGACCTTTCCGGCGGCGAGAAGCAGCGTGTCGTGCTCGCCCGGCAGCTGGCCAAGAACCCGGCCATGCTTTTTGCCGACGAACCAACCGGAACGCTCGACCCGGAGACTGCCCGGCTGGTGCACGGGATGCTCATTAATGCCGCAAGAAAGAACGCGATGGGCATGGTTGTCACGTCGCATTTCTCACAGGTGATCGAGGACATGGCGAACCGTGCGATGCTGCTCGTGGATGGCGGGATCGCCTCCATCGGCTCACCAAAAACGGTGATTCGTGCATTTGCAAAAGATTACCATGAGATCGAGGAGTCCGAGCCCGTGGAACTTGGAGGGAAGATCCTCTCTGCCCGGGACGTGACAAAACGTTACATCTCGGTGGACCGTGGCGTGATAAAAGCCGTGAACATGGTTACGTTCGATGTGGCAAAGAAGGAGATCTTCGGCATCATCGGCAAGAGCGGGGCGGGCAAGACCACCCTCTCCGGGATCATCTCCGGCATCATCGAGCCCACGAGCGGGGAGATGAACATCCTGATCGGTGACGACTGGGTGGACATGACAAAGCCCGGCATCGACCAGCGGGGCAGGGCCAAGGAATACATCGGGCTCCTGCACCAGGAATACGATCTCTTCCCCCACCGCACGGTGATTGACAATCTGACCGACTCGATTGGGCTGGATTTCCCTAAAGAGCTCGCGATCAGAAAAGCGATAGTCACGCTTCGGATGGCCGGGTTCACTGAAGAAAAATCAAAGGAGATCCTGAACCGGTACCCGGGCGAACTTTCTGACGGGGAACGGCACCGGGTTGCCCTTGCGCAGGTGCTCATCCGGGAGCCGCGCATCGTGATCCTCGACGAGCCGACCGGCACCATGGACCCCATCACCAAGCAGGACGTGAAGCACTCGATCCTGAATGCCCGCGACGAGATGGACGAGACCTTCATCGTGGTCTCGCACGACATGGATTTCGTCCGCGACATCTGTGACCGGCTTGCCCTCATGAGGGGCGGAAAGATCATTGATATCGGCCCGACTGCGGAGATCCTTGCTCAGGTGACCGAAGAAGAGAAGCGTGACTGATACCAGGGAGACGCGATCCCTCCATTTTTTTAAGACACTGATACCATGACAACAAAATCTACAAAGAAAGAGCAGGCATGCGATGAAAATTGCAGCACCTGCACATCAGCACAACCGCACAGCGCGCCAAAGGGGCTTCCCCCGAAAGCGAAGATCGATGTGAAGCACGTTATCCTTGTCCTGAGCGGCAAGGGAGGTGTGGGGAAATCAACCGTTTCTACCAACCTGGCTTCTGCTCTCGCAGCTCATGGCAGGCAGGTCGGGCTGCTCGATCTCGACATTCACGGTCCTGACATTCCCAAGATGCTGGGTATTGAAGATCAGCGCCCTGCCCTTCTGGAGAAAACCATGGAGCCGGTCCACGTAAGCGGGAAACTCGCGGTCATGTCGATGGCGTTCCTGCTCCCGGATACGAGTTCGCCGGTCATTTGGCGCGGACCGATGAAGATGGCGGTAATCGGGCAGTTCCTGTCGGACGTGAACTGGGGGGCACTTGATTACCTGATCGTTGACCTTCCGCCCGGTACCGGGGACGAAGCACTCTCCATTATCCAGCTTGCACCGAATGTCCAGGGAGCCGTTATTGTCACCACTCCACAGGATGTGGCAGTGCTCGATGCAATCAAGGCATTAAGGTTCATCGAGAAACTGGATCTGCCGGTGATCGGGATCATCGAGAACATGAGCGGGATGGTCTGTCCCCACTGTAATAAAACGATTAACCTTTTCGGAAAGGGCGGCGGCAAGAAAGCTGCCGAGGATCTGGGTGTGCCCTACCTTGGCTCTATTCCGCTCGATCCGGCGATGGTGAAAGCAGGAGATGAGGGGCGCCCGTATGTCCTCCGTCATGCAGATACACCTACATGGAAGGCTGTTGACAGCGTCATGAAAAACCTGGTAAAACGAGTCGAGTCCTGAAATGGTCATCTGATAAAAGAAGGAACTTGAACATGAGAAAATATCCGGGTATCCCTGAACTGCTCGAAATGTACATGCAGGAGCAGGGGACTGACGAGCGATGGGTCACCGTGCAGGAGCTCCGCGACCGGTTCGGCCTGACCCGTTACCAGTGTAACACCGTATCCGGCTTTTTGCGGCGACTTGAGTATGGGCCGTTTGGCCAGTGCCCCTATATTGTTGTCAGGATTGAGACCCCTCGCAATACCTGCCTTTCGGACCCGCCGAAATGCCGGTACCTGGTGAAACGGAGGAATATGATACCTGCCGGCCTCGCGGGGATTCACCATTCCGGTGTCCAGGCACGGCGTAAAGCAGGCAGCAGTGAGTCCGGGTAGCGCACCCTCGTACCCCGGTCCTCTTTTTTTGTTGGTAGAAACAGACATGAATCCAATTGGTTCACACCGGAATCATGAAAATCATTATAATGTCATTTTGGGAGCGCTCCCGCCGGTACGATTTTCATGCTTATGGTGTGAACTCCCGTTCACGTACGTTTCGACAGAGCATCTTTTCCGGGTATAACCGGTTAAGGGTAAATACGCCCTGTACGGGCCCGGATTTCCCCTACGGGATCCAAAGTCCTGCCGGAAATCCCCGTAAAACGCACCGTTTCGGTTCGCGTGGAAAATACCCTTAAATTTAGTCCAGATTGCCAAAATACGGCCGGAATACACCTCGTACAATGGCCAATAACGGCCTTACAACCGATGTTTTTCCGGGCACCAAGTTTACCCCATCAGGACCCTTAAACGCTGCCGGAACGCGAATATGTGGGTCATTTTTCAAAAGGAAGTTTCAAAAAATAGGGGTTGTAAAGAAAGATCCCTCATTCCTGCCTCAGTACAGGTCTTTGTTATTGTTCAATTATCCCGTAACCGCCCATAAAATAACCTGACAACACAAAAATTATTTACTTAAGGCAAGACAAGTTGATCCAGTATTATCATGCATATTATGGAAGGATTCTTACCCTGGCAGTGGTGCGTTGTCTGGTGGCTTGTCGCCCTCCCGTTCCTTATCATGGGGATACTTGAACTGCGGGCGATGATGAGAAAAGACCGGCAATACCTTCCTTTGCTCGGCGTCTGCGGGGCGTTCATCTTCATACTATCCGCACTCAAACTCCCCTCGGTAACCGGCAGTTGCTCGCACCCGACCGGCACCGGGTTGTCAACAATGTGCTTTGGGGTGTTCATCACCTCGATCGTCGGTGCTGTCGTCCTGCTTTTCCAAGCGCTCGTGCTCGCTCATGGCGGACTCTCGGTCCTCGGGGCCAACATGGTCTCGATGGCCATCGGGGGTCCGGTTGCGGGGTACGCGATATACCGGCTACTAAAAAATACGTCACTGAATATCTATGTGACCGTCTTCATCGTTTCAGCAGTTGCCGATATCGTAACATACATCATCACTTCCCTGGAACTTGCGCTTGCCTACCCGGCCCAGTCCGGCGGAGTCGTATCATCCTTCACGGCATTCTTTGTTATCTTTGCCATCACCCAGATCCCACTCGCGATCGTTGAAGGGTGTGTCCTTGCACTTGTCTTCAAGTATGTGATCGAGCTCAAACCGGAGATGATTATAAAACTGAAAGTCTTCTCGGAGGAGCAGATCGCAAAAGCACGTATGAGTTCGGACTCACTTCCCCGGACGGAGATGAAGTCATGATAAAGAACAGGAAACTCGAACTGATCACCCTTTTCGCAGTGATTGGGTTCATTATCGTCTTCCTGTCAGTAAGTGCAGGCGGGACTCACACATTCGCCGGTTCTGATACTGCCGGGTCAGAGAAGGTTGCCGAATTGACCGGGCGTTCCGTTGATTCATTCACGCCCCTGATCCCCCTGTACGTACCCCCGAGCACGGAGATCGAGGCTACCCTTTTTGCCCTGCAGGCAGCGCTTGGCGGGGTGGTTCTCGGGATGGTCTTCGGATACTGGCTTGGGCAGAGAAAGTCCTCGGCAAACACCTGAGTTTTATGATCGAGATCAATCTGGACAGTATCGCACAACAGAGTTCGTTCCGGCATATCCACCCCGGAACAAAACTCATTCTGGCTCTTGGATCCCTCATCATCTGCCTCGTATCCCCGTTCCCGGTCGTGCCCCTGATATCAGGGATCGTCCTCAGCCTTGTCCTTATTGTCCCGGGAAGAATATCCCCCCGCGTGTATGGTGAGATCCTGCTGGGCCCGGCCATTTTCACTGCCATAAGCATCGTGGTTCTTCTCTTCATGCTTGGCGGGGGGGACGTTATCTGGCGCTTCAACCCGTTACCGTGGATCGATCTTTCCATAACAACCGGGGCAGTACAGGAGAGTACGCTCGTCCTGTGCCGGGTGTTCGGTTGTTCGGTCTCGCTCTTCTTTATTGCCCTTACTACCCCCATGACCGATCTCTTCAATGGCATGAAACGCGTCGGGATCCCCATCGAACTCATCGACCTGATGATGATCATCTACCGGTATATCTTCATCGTCTACGATCAGGCCGTCGAGATCTGGAACGCACAGGTGATGCGCCTTGGCTACAGCCGGCCACGGGAAGCAGTAAGATCATTCTCCATGCTCTGCGGGATGCTCTTCATCTCCAGCTGGATTGCGGGAGAAGACCTTATCCGGGCAATGGACTGCCGCTGCTATAACGGGATTATGCCGTCGCTGGATTCAGCAGAACCCATCAGGTGGCACTCGCTCGTCCCCGTACTGGTGTACCTTGCCGGCCTTGGCGGGATCCTGCTGGTGATGATAACAGGAATCGTGGTGCTGTCATGAACATTATCCTTGAAGCTCGGGATGTCAGGTACCGCTACCCGCAAAGCCGGGATGCGATCAAAGGGATCAGCTTTCATGTGCGCCGTGGCGAGAAGATCGCGCTTGTGGGCCCCAACGGGGCCGGCAAGTCCACGCTGTTACAGATGTTCAACGGCATGATCCGCCCTGACACAGGGACGATGCTCTTTGACAACGAACCGATCCGGTACGATACCACGTCCCTCCGCCAGATCCGCAAGAGGGTCGGGTACGTGCTCCAGAACCCGGACCGGCAGATCATTGCCCCGACGGTATACCAGGATGTTGCATTCGGCCCCGCGAATCTCGGGTATGATGAGCAGGCCATCCGGCAGGCTGTCGCGGTTGCACTCCGGCATGTCGGCCTCGACGGATTTGAGCGGCGGGCACCCCACCAGCTCTCGGGGGGGGAGAAGAAACGGGTTGCCATTGCGGGTGTACTCGCCATGGACCCGGACGTGCTGGTATTCGACGAACCGACCAGCGGTCTTGATCCGTCCGGTTCGGAAGATCTCATGGAACTGCTCGAAGAACTGAACAACGAGGGCAAGACCATCATCATCTCCACCCATGACGTAGAACTCGTGTACCCGTGGGCTGACCGGGCGATCCTCCTGCTGGATGGCCGGATTCTCCAGGAGGACGTGCCGGACGTGGCATTCGGGAATCCGAGTCATGTCCGTATGGCGCATCTTTCGGTCCCGACCCTCCTCGATCTTTCGCAGGAACTCGGGAAGCGCGGATTTGTCCAGCCACAGCGAAAGCCACGCAGTGTTCTCGACATGATCCATATTATTGAGAACCTGCTCCACCGGAAGGATGGATACTCAGGAACAGGCACCATCTCGGTCTGCGATGTCGATACAGAGGATGAGACTCCGCTTGCTGCATGGA
Above is a window of uncultured Methanoregula sp. DNA encoding:
- the atwA gene encoding methyl coenzyme M reductase system, component A2; protein product: MSKPFISVHDLCMDFNDTRVLDRVSFEIPEGEIMGVIGRSGAGKSVLMHLLRGVEQPPTKGSVIYHMAACDRCTFMDMQSQAGKKCPECGGELVAVDTDLWNENSNGMKSRVMNRTAIMFQRTFALYGDDRVIENVLHALDDIGYPQENAINRAADLIDQVRLSHRMMHIARDLSGGEKQRVVLARQLAKNPAMLFADEPTGTLDPETARLVHGMLINAARKNAMGMVVTSHFSQVIEDMANRAMLLVDGGIASIGSPKTVIRAFAKDYHEIEESEPVELGGKILSARDVTKRYISVDRGVIKAVNMVTFDVAKKEIFGIIGKSGAGKTTLSGIISGIIEPTSGEMNILIGDDWVDMTKPGIDQRGRAKEYIGLLHQEYDLFPHRTVIDNLTDSIGLDFPKELAIRKAIVTLRMAGFTEEKSKEILNRYPGELSDGERHRVALAQVLIREPRIVILDEPTGTMDPITKQDVKHSILNARDEMDETFIVVSHDMDFVRDICDRLALMRGGKIIDIGPTAEILAQVTEEEKRD
- a CDS encoding energy-coupling factor ABC transporter substrate-binding protein — translated: MIKNRKLELITLFAVIGFIIVFLSVSAGGTHTFAGSDTAGSEKVAELTGRSVDSFTPLIPLYVPPSTEIEATLFALQAALGGVVLGMVFGYWLGQRKSSANT
- a CDS encoding energy-coupling factor ABC transporter permease codes for the protein MHIMEGFLPWQWCVVWWLVALPFLIMGILELRAMMRKDRQYLPLLGVCGAFIFILSALKLPSVTGSCSHPTGTGLSTMCFGVFITSIVGAVVLLFQALVLAHGGLSVLGANMVSMAIGGPVAGYAIYRLLKNTSLNIYVTVFIVSAVADIVTYIITSLELALAYPAQSGGVVSSFTAFFVIFAITQIPLAIVEGCVLALVFKYVIELKPEMIIKLKVFSEEQIAKARMSSDSLPRTEMKS
- a CDS encoding ATP-binding cassette domain-containing protein — encoded protein: MNIILEARDVRYRYPQSRDAIKGISFHVRRGEKIALVGPNGAGKSTLLQMFNGMIRPDTGTMLFDNEPIRYDTTSLRQIRKRVGYVLQNPDRQIIAPTVYQDVAFGPANLGYDEQAIRQAVAVALRHVGLDGFERRAPHQLSGGEKKRVAIAGVLAMDPDVLVFDEPTSGLDPSGSEDLMELLEELNNEGKTIIISTHDVELVYPWADRAILLLDGRILQEDVPDVAFGNPSHVRMAHLSVPTLLDLSQELGKRGFVQPQRKPRSVLDMIHIIENLLHRKDGYSGTGTISVCDVDTEDETPLAAWISSRENLAVGAIGTRAKQRAGQEQLTLDFTYGVIDKCILRALRGQDSLILTTSSMAGRVVTRVEEYCRESGNTITVIPLDTAGRCQKSDLTKDIGVGQDSSDKKT
- a CDS encoding Mrp/NBP35 family ATP-binding protein, encoding MTTKSTKKEQACDENCSTCTSAQPHSAPKGLPPKAKIDVKHVILVLSGKGGVGKSTVSTNLASALAAHGRQVGLLDLDIHGPDIPKMLGIEDQRPALLEKTMEPVHVSGKLAVMSMAFLLPDTSSPVIWRGPMKMAVIGQFLSDVNWGALDYLIVDLPPGTGDEALSIIQLAPNVQGAVIVTTPQDVAVLDAIKALRFIEKLDLPVIGIIENMSGMVCPHCNKTINLFGKGGGKKAAEDLGVPYLGSIPLDPAMVKAGDEGRPYVLRHADTPTWKAVDSVMKNLVKRVES
- a CDS encoding DUF5320 domain-containing protein, giving the protein MPNFDGTGPLKRGRIIGRGLGPCKRCDTGCERRTLPEEPAAEEERQAD
- the cbiQ gene encoding cobalt ECF transporter T component CbiQ; this translates as MIEINLDSIAQQSSFRHIHPGTKLILALGSLIICLVSPFPVVPLISGIVLSLVLIVPGRISPRVYGEILLGPAIFTAISIVVLLFMLGGGDVIWRFNPLPWIDLSITTGAVQESTLVLCRVFGCSVSLFFIALTTPMTDLFNGMKRVGIPIELIDLMMIIYRYIFIVYDQAVEIWNAQVMRLGYSRPREAVRSFSMLCGMLFISSWIAGEDLIRAMDCRCYNGIMPSLDSAEPIRWHSLVPVLVYLAGLGGILLVMITGIVVLS